The nucleotide sequence CGCTGCCCGCGATTGTGGAGGCGGACGACGACGGGATGTACGTGCTGAAGTTCCGGGGCGCCGGCCAGGGACCGCGGGCGCTCATCGCCGAACTGGTGTCAGGCGAAATCGCGCGGATGCTGGAGCTGCCGGTGCCCGAGATCGTCCTCGCGGAGCTGGATCCCGAGCTGTCGCGCACCGAGCCCGACCCGGAGATCCACGCCCTCATCCACGACAGCGCGGGGCTGAACCTGGCCCTGGACTACCTGCCCGGCGCGGTGGCCTTCGATCCGCTCGTCCACCCGCTGGACGGCGAGCTCATGGCGCGGATCGTCTGGCTCGACGCGTTCGTCTCGAACGTGGACCGCACGGCCCGGAACACCAACATGCTGATGTGGCACCGCCAGCCGTGGCTCATCGATCACGGGGCCTCGCTGATCTTCCACCATACGCCGGGCTGGGAGTCGCAGCCGGCCCGTGCCCGCGACCCCTTCACGCATATCGCCAAGCACGTGCTGCGCCATCGGACCCGCGCGGTCGCCGCGGTGGACGAGGCCTGCGCGGCGGCGCTCGGCCCTGGCGCGATCGAGGACCTCCTGATGCGGATTCCCGACGCCTGGCTCGCCGACGGCGATCCCGACGAGACGCGGGCCGCCTACGCCCGCTACTTCCGCGAGCGGCTGACCCCGCCGCGTCCGTTCCTCGAGGAGGCGGCGCGTGTCGGCTGACTGCACCTACGACTACGCCATCGTCCGCGTCGTGCCGCGCGTGGAGCGGGGCGAGCAGATGAACGTGGGTGTGATCGTCTCGGCCGTGGACGCCGACTACCTCGACGCGCGCATCGATCCGGACCTGGATCGCCTGCTGGCCCTCGACCCGACGCTGGACCTGGACGCCGTCCGCGCGGGCCTCGCCATCATTCCCGTGGTGTGCGCGGGCGGTCCCGCGGCCGGCCCGATTGGCGAACTGCCCGCGCGCGGACGCTTCCGGTGGCTCGTGTCACCGCGCAGCACGATCATCCAGATGTCGCCCGTGCACACCGGCCGGGCCCATGCGCCGGCGGACGCCTTGGACCGTCTCTATGCGTCCATGGTGGCGCGGCCGGCCGCCGGCGCCTGATCGGCGGCCGTCAGGCGGCCGCGCGCAGCCCGAGCAGCCGTTCGCCGCCCTCGGCCCGGAACACCGCGAAGGCCTCGCGACGCCGGGCCTGCGCCTTCTGCAGAACCTCGCCGAAGCGCGGGTCGGCGCGGAGCGGATCGAGCCACGGGTCGTTGGCCAGCGTGTCCGGAGCGTAGAAGCCGCCGTCCTGGGCCAGCCCGAGCAGCAGCAGCGCCATGTCGTGGCTGCCGAGCCGGCTGAGGATGATGGCCTGCGCGATGTAGCCCTCCGGATCCCCCCAGCTGCCATAGCCGGCCAGCCGCTCGGTCAGGTCGCGGGCGTCGGGGGCTTCGGTGAGGCAGGCCACGATCGTCTCGTCCCAGAGCTTCATCATCGGCGTGGCATCCTCGGGCACGCCTCGCCACGAAGCGAGCGCTTCGGCCTTCCGGTCCGTCCGATAGAGCGCCATCGCGAGGATGTCGTGGTCGATCTCGGGCGCCTCGCGGACGATCCGGTCCCAGTCCAACTGCAGGCTGTAGGTGTTCAGGACGCTGGTCTGGATGGTCGGATCCAGCCGTCGCGCTTCTTCGTGCGCGGCCACCGAGGCGTCGAGCAGGCCGGCGTAGCGGCAGGCGTTGACCAGGCCGGCGAAGAGCTCCGGATCGGCCGCGGCCGTCGCCCGGCGCAGCAGCCGGCGCATCGCGTCCACGGCGCGACCGCGATCGCACTCGAGCTGCGCGTAGTACTTGTGCAGGAGCGGCAGCTCGGGGTTGAGCGCCTGCGCCCGCTGGAACGACCGCTCGGCCTCGGCCGCGGCGACGGCATCGCCGTGGTACTTGCCGAGGACGCGCTGGCAGCGGCCCAGCGCCGCCCACGCCGGAGCAAAGCCGGAATCACGCGACACGCACTGCTGGTAGAGGCCGAGGGCTTCCGGGATCCGGTCGAAGTCGCGGGCCAGCTCGTTGGCGCGCAGGTAGTGCTCGTACGCATCGGGACTGCGCGGGACGTCGCGGTGCGCGATCCGGCTGCCGGCGTCGCCGCCCAGCGACTGCGCCAGCGACTGCACGATGCCCGCCACGAGCTCGTCCTGCAGCGCGAAGACGTCCTGCAGGCCGTGTTGCGACGAGTGCGACCAGACGACGGTCCCGGCCGGCGCTTCCACCAGTTGCGCGGTGGCGCGCAACTGGCCTCCGGCGCGAAGGATCGTCCCCATCAGGGCGACGTCCACGTCGGCGTCGGCGGCGAGCTTGCGCAGATCGGGCGCCTGCGGATCGAAGCGCGCGGCGGCGGCACTGGAACGGACCAGCAGGTTCCGCGCGCCGCTCAGCGTGGCGCCGATGGCGTCCGGCAGGCTGAAGGCCAGGAAGTCCGTCTCGGCATCCGGGCGCAGCACGCGGAAGGGCAGCGCGATGAGCCGGGTCATGGGCCGCGCGGCCGGGGTCGCCAGCTCCGTCGACTCCGGAGAGGCGCCCACGGCGCGAATCGCCTCGGCCATGTCGGAAGAGGACGGGTAGCGCTCGTCGGGCCGCTTGTGGAGGGCGCGATGAATCACCCGATCGAGACCCACGACGGCGCTGCCGCCTGACAGTGCCGGCGGCTGCTCGTGCAGGACGGCGTGCAGCACGTCCACCATCGTGGCGCCGCTGAAGGCCTCCTGTCCCGACAGCATCTCGAACAGGATGGCCCCGAGCGCGAAGAGGTCGCTCCTGGCGTCCAGCGCCTCCCCGCGGATCTGCTCGGGCGCCATGTAGCCGGGCGTGCCGGCGATGGCGCCCACTTCGGTGAGCTGCGTCGCCGTGTCCCCCGCGCGCCAGCCGCCCATGGGCCGCGCCAGGCCGAAGTCCAGCAGCTTGACGCCGTGGGGCGTGAGGAACAGGTTCGACGGCTTCAGATCCCGGTGCACGAGGCCGCCGGCGTGCAAGGCGCCGAGCGCCTCAAGCGTCTGGAGGGCAATCGCCGCGGTGTCCGCCGTGGGCACGGGACCTCGGGCCAGGCGGGCCGACAGCGGCTCCCCCGCGAGCAGTTCCATCGACAGGACCAGCCCGTCGACGGTCTCGTCGATTTCGTAGAGCTGGCAGATGTTCGGATGCGAGATGGCGGCCGCGGCCCTGGCCTCGCGCCACAGCCGCTTGCGCGACGTCTCGTCGCCCTCGCCGCGGATGGTCTTCAGGGCGACCGTGCGGTCGAGCCGCTCGTCACGCGCGGCGTAGACCACGCCCATGCCGCCCTCGCCGATCTTCCGTTCGATCCGGTAGCGCCCGATGCGCTCGGGAATCAGCGGCGGCGGAAGCATGACAGGCGATTGTAGTCCGGCCCATTCCCAGGAGCGTGAGCCCGCCGGAACACGCTACACTCGCTCCGCCATGGACATGCGCACATTCGCTCCTGCCCGACGAGCGGTCTGTCTGGCCCTGTCGTTCGTGCTGCTCGCCAGCGCGGGGTGGGCACGGCCGCTCCCGCCGGGCGCCGACGGTGCCGCGCGCCGCCGATGGTCGCCCAGCGTGGTCATCTCGTGGAACGACGCCCTGCTGGAAGCGGTCCGGCGCACCAACTTCCGGCCGATGTGGGTGTCGCGGGCGCTGATGATCGTGCACACGGCGATGTTCGACGCCTGGGCCGCGTACGACGATCGCGCCGATGGCGTCTACTGGGCGGCGCCGGTGCGGCAGCCGCGCCGGCTGCGCACGACGTCGAATGCCGAGACGGCCGCGAGCATGGCCGCCTACCGGACCCTCGTGGATCTCTTCCCGTCGCAGCAGGGGGCGCTCTTCGATCCGCTCGCCCAGGCACTCGGCCTCGATCCCGGCGACACGTCCTACGACCTGGCGACGCCGACAGGCGTCGGCAACCAGGTGGCGGCGTGGGTCGTCTCGGCCTGCCACGACGACGGGGCGAACCAGCTCGGGCTGCTCTCGGGCGGGACGCCCTATGGGGACTACACCGGCTATCGGCCCGTCAACACGCCGGACGTGCTGTCGGATCCCAATCGCTGGCAGCCGCTGCGGAGCGCCGCCGGCGTCGTGCAGGTCTTCCTCGCCCCGCACTGGTCGCTCGTCACGCCCTTCGCCCTCACGAGCGCCAGCCAGTTCCGGCCGGCGCCCCCACCGCAGTATCCCTCGCGCGGCTACCTCGACGAGACCGCGGAGATCGTCGCCCTGAGCGCACGCCTGACGGATCGCCAGAAGGTGATTGCGGAGTACTGGGCCGACGGCCCGGCCACCGAGACGCCGCCCGGACACTGGAGCCTGCTCGCGCAGTGGGTGTCTGCCCGCGATCGCCACACCTTCGACCAGGACATCGTGCTCTTCTTCGCGCTCGGCAGCGCACTCCACGACGCAGCCATTGCGGTGTGGGACGCGAAGGTCGCCTACGATTTCGTCCGGCCGCTAAGCGCCGTGCGTTTCGTGTACGGCAGCCAGATCATCGAGGCCTGGGGCGGCCCCGGTCGGGGCACGCGCGCGATACCCGGCACGCAGTTCCAGCCGTACATCGCCACCCCGCCCTTCGCCGAATACACCTCCGGCCACAGCGCGTTCAGCGCGGCCGCCGCCGACGTCCTCACCCGCTTCACGGGCAGCCGCCGGTTCGGCGCGACGTATACCAAGGCCGCCGGCACGTCGACGATCGAACCGGGCCTGGTCCCGGCCGAATCGCTGACGCTGGCGTGGCGTACCTTCCAGGACGCCTCCGATGAAGCCGCATTCTCCCGTCGGCTCGGCGGCATCCACTTCATGAGCGGCGATCTCGAGTCGCGGACGATCGGACGCAAGGTCGGGCGCCAGGCGTTTCACACGGCGATGAAGTATCTGGCCGGCCGGAGCGGACGGCGCGCCGATCATCCCGGGCGTTGATCTCCGCGCCCGGCGCCGATCGACAGCCGCTATGATGCGGCGATGCGCATCCCGCCCCTGGCGCTCGCCTTCGCGCTGGCCACGTTCGTTTGCCCGGCCGGTCACCTCACCGCCCAGACATCAAGCCAACCGGAGCTGCCATCGGGCTGGACGCCCAAGACCACGCAGTTCGCCACTCGCGACATGGTGGCCGCGGCCAACCCGCTGGCCGTGGAGGCGGGCGTGACCATCCTGGGCAAGGGCGGGTCGGCCCTAGATGCCGCCATCGCCGTGCAGATGATGCTCACGCTGGTGGAACCGCAGTCGTCGGGCATCGGCGGCGGCGCCTTCCTGCTGCACTACGACGGCACGGCGAAGACGCTCCTGGGCTACGACGGCCGCGAGACGGCGCCGGCCGCAGCCACGCCGGATCAGTTCATGACACTGGGCAAGCCGCTGCCCTTCCTGGATGCCGTGACCGGCGGCCTCTCGGTGGGCACGCCCGGTGCCGTGAGCATGATGGCCATGGCGCACGCGAAGCATGGCAAGCTGCCGTGGGCGGCGCTGTTCCAGCCCGCCATCGACCTGGCCGAGAAGGGCTTCCCCATCTCGCCCCGCCTCTACACGGCGCTGGCCGGCACGGCCGAGCGGCTGTGCCGCGAGAAGGCGGTGGCCGCCCACTACCTCAAATCCGATTGCACGCCGAAGGACGAGGGCTCGCTGCTGAAGAACCCGGAGCTGGCAGCCACGCTGCGGGCGATCGCGAAGGACGGCCCGAAGGCGTTCTACAGCGGCCCCATCGCCGAGGCCATCGTGAATGCCGTGCGATCGCACCCCACCAATCCCGGCCGCCTGACGCTGCAGGATCTCGCCGGCTACACCCCGAAGGTGCGCGAGCCGATCTGCGGCCCGTATCGCGGCCTGCGCATCTGCGGCATGCCGCCGGAAAGCTCGGGCACCGTCGCCGTGCTGCAGACGCTGGGCATCCTCGAGCATTTCGACGTGGCGACGCTCGCGCCCAACTCGCTCGACGCCGTGCACCTCATCAGCGAGGCGTACCGGCTGGCCTACGCCGATCGGCAGAAGTACGTGGGCGATCCGGACTACGTGTCCGTGCCCGTCGCGGGGATGCTCGACCCGGGCTACCTGAAGCGGCGGTCCACGTTGATCCGCATGGACCGGACGATGGGCGTGCCCACGGCGGGCACCCCCGCCGGCGCCGAGCCGCGCGGCCTCGACGACGCGCTGGCGCTGCCCTCCACCAGCCACGTCTCGATCGTGGACAAGGACGGCAACATGGTGGCCATGACCACCACCATCGAGAACGGCTTCGGCAGCCTGCAGATGGTGAAAGGCTTCATGCTGAACAACCAGCTCACCGACTTCTCGCTCTCACCCACCGACGCGGAGGGCCGGCCGGTGGCCAACCGCGTGGAGCCCGGCAAGCGCCCGCGCAGCTCGATGGCGCCGTCGTTCGTGTTCAACGCCAACGGCGACGTGGAGGCGATCGTGGGCTCGCCCGGCGGCAGCAACATCATCCAATACGTGGTGAAGACGCTCGTGGGACTCATCGACTGGAAGCTCGACATCCAGGCCGCCATCGACCTGCCCAACTTCGGCGCGCAGACGAGCACCACGACCGAACTGGAAAAGGGCACCGTGTTGAGCGCGCTGCAACCGGGCCTCGCCGCGCGCGGGCACACCGTCGCGGTCGTGGACATCAACAGCGGCCTGCAGGGCATCGTGTTCAACGGGCTGCGTGGCAAGGCGGCGGCGCCGTTCGCGAAGGCTCCCGGGAAGGGCCGTTGGGCGGGCGGCGCGGATCCGCGCCGGGAGGGCACGGCGAAGGGACATCGATGAACGCCACGAATCGCGCTCGAGTCCACGGCTGCCTGGTAGTCATCGCCTTGGTGGCGGTGGCCATCGCGCACGGTCGTGCCGCGATCCGACCGGCCAGCCAGCCCGCCTCCGCAACGGCCAAGGCCCAGTACCTGGCCAATGCCGGCGTGCTCGTGACCCACGGCGACACCACGATCGTGTTCGACCCGCTGTTCCGGAACGACTTCGGACAGTACGCACTCGTCCCGGCCGCGACCGAGCGGGCGCTCTTCGCCGGCGCCGCGCCATTCGACGGCCTGGACGCGGTGTTCGTGAGCCACTATCACGAGGACCACTTCTCGGCCGCGGACGTGCTGCGGCTGCTCGAGGCGCGTCCAGAGCTTCGGCTCTACGCTCCGGCCCAGGCCGTGGCTGGCATGCGCGAGGTCTCAGCCGCACGGCTGGCGGCCGTGGCCTCGCGGGTGCGCGCGATCGCCCTCGCCTACCAGGACCCGCCGGTGACGCTCGAGCAGGGCTCGCTCCTCATCGAAGCCGTGCGCATCCCCCACTCCGGCTGGCCCGAGCGGCAGCAGCAGGTGGAGAACATCGCGTTCCGCGTCACGCTCGATGCCGCGACCACGGTCGTGCACCTGGGCGACGCCGACCCGAGCGACGCCCACTTCGCCCGCGACGACGCCTACTGGCACCGCCGCCGCACGAACGTGGCGTTCCCGCCCTACTGGTTCTTCACGAGCGACGCGGGACGCCAGGTGCTCAGCCGGCGAATCGGCGCGGCGCGCTCGATCGGCGTCCACGTGCCGGCCAGCGTGCCGAGCCAGCCCGATCAACGCGCCCCTGAACTGCGGGGGCACGAGCTGTTCACCAGGCCTGGGGAGACGCGAGGCATCCGCTGAGCCCCGAGCATCCGACGCTGGCGCCGGTCGACCGTTTCGACACGCACGCCGGGCCGCATGCTACGGTGGCACCGTAGAGGCGGGCCAGCTGGCCCCGTCACGGATGCCGCCGTCAACACCTCGCCCGCGTGGTCGTGCCGTTGTCGTGCTGGCGGCACTGGTCGCGCTGGTGCTGGCGGCCGTCGGCGTGTCTGTCCCCCTGGGAGACGACTATCCGCCGGCGGCGACGGTCGACACGAGCCGGCACGCCGTGGTGGCCGTGTTCGGCGCGACCGGCCTGGTCGGCGAGGGCGTCTTCGAAGCCCTGGTGCGCGATCCCGACGTCCGCATGGTGCACGTGGTGACGCGCCGGCGAACGCCCGCCATCGACGCCGCCGCAGCCGACGGGCGGGCAACCGTGTGGGTCCACACGGACTATCTCGACTACGCGCCGCTGGCATCCATGCTGGCCGACGTGGACGCCGTGTACTGGGCGCTGGGGACCAGCGCCTTCAACGTGTCCGACGAGGAGTACTCGCAGATCCACGTGGACTTCCCCGTGCGGTTCGTGGCGGCGTGGCTCGCGGCGCGGGGCCGCGAGGCGCCGCGCTCCTTCCATCTCGTGAGCGGTAGCGGCGCCTCGGACGGCAGCTGGTTTCACTGGGCACGCGAGAAGGCCCGCGCGGAACGTACGCTCGTTCACGAGGCGGCTGGCACCGGCCTGCGGATCGTGTCCTACCGTCCGGCCGGCGTCCTGCGCGAAGGCGGGCGGGCGCGATGGTACACGGCGCCGTTCTGGCTGCTCCGTCCGCTCAAGCGCGCCGTCGAGCCCACGGCCATCGGCCAGGCCATGCTCGAAGTGACCGCGCGGGGATCCGACGTGCCGGGCGGCATCCTCGAGACTCGCGACCTGCTGCGGTTCGCCAACGGCTACCGCGTGCGTCGGGGCCGATGACCGCCAGGGCGAGAAGACGACGTCGACGTCCGCAGGATGCACTGCGGTGAGACGCCGCCCACGTCCGCCGGTCCCGCGCCAGGGTCTCTCGACACGCGCTACCATTCGACATGGCTGAAGAGCGTCCACCGAAGGCGCACATGCGCATCGGCGGTGCCGTGTTCATCCTGATCGGCGTGCTGATGATGGCCGAGGGCATTCAGCACACCGTCTCTGGAGCAACGATTCCGGCGACGACGGTGGACCGAGGAGTCGAGCGGGCCGGAACAGACCGTCTTCGGCGGAATCGCGGTGGCGCTCGGCGTGTTCACGTTCCGGCTGGCGAATCGCGACGAGCCGACCGAGTAGCTGTCCCCCGAGATTGGTCGCGGTCACACGGCGCGGCGTGCCGCCGGATCACCGTCGGCGCTTGATGCGCGGCGCCAGATTCTCGTGACGCAGGCCAGTGACGCGGGCGATGGCGTCGTAGTCGCGATCGCAGTGCACGACCGTGAGATCGCGAGCCAGCGCCGAGGCGGCCACCAGGCAGTCGACCGACGACCGCACCGTGAGGCCCAGTCGCCGCGCCTGGCGGTAGATCTGCGTGGCGCGGTCGATGACGTCCAGTCCGAGTGGATCGTCCACCCTCGGCCACGCCAGCATCGACTCGCGGATGTCGGCGAAGGCGCGGTCGTCGGGAATACCCTGCAGGACCTCCTGAATCACCGGCAGGCACGTGACGATCTCGCCCGCGCCGCGCAGGTCGTCGAGGGTCAGGCGTTGAGGACGCCGAAGGAGCTCAATCCAGGCGGACGTGTCAACGAGCCGCACGGCGCTTCCTGGGACGGTACACGCCCGGCGTCTCCCGGACCGAGGGCGACTGGTCGCGGCGCATCTCGGCGAGATCCCCCTGCCACACGCCCGATCCGGCGTACCGGTCGATGCGCTGCGCCTTGGCCCGCTGCACCAGTTCCGTCAACGCTCGCTCGATGGTGCGCGCGTAGGTCTTCTCGCCGCTCACGCGGACTGCGTCCTCGAGCAGCTGCTCATCAAGCACAACATTCGTGCGTTTCATACACACACGTTAGCACGGTGCCGCCGGACGCGCCTGATGCCGGCGCGCACGGCGTTCGGTCGATCAGAATGGGACGCGCAGGATCGCCGGCCGCCGTGGGATGGATGGTCGCGCGTCTCGGGGTGCCAAGACGCTCGCCGACGCGGCAGCCGTCGAGCTGGCGTGCCCGGATCTTGTCGCCGAACGACGGACACGGACAATAAGATTGCCGGGTCGCCGGCACGCGCGCCCGCGGCGTTCCGTTCTCCGAGGTGAGCCATGGCCATCACACGGCGCGACGCGATCGTTCTCTCCGGTTCGACTCTCGCGGGTCTCTCGCTCGGCTCGGTCCGGACGGCGGAGGCGCAAGCCGCCCAGGCGCCGTGGCCCGACAGCCTCGTCGAGCGCCCGCTGCGCGCGGGATTCCCCGCCGCGCTGCCGCTGAACCCTGACGGCTCGGCGCCCGAGCACGCAGCCAGCGAGGCCGGCCCGATTACCGACCCGCTGATGTGGCGGACGCCGAACCGGCAGGCGCCGGAGATCGAGTACGACTACCGCAAGCTGAAGGTGAAGGTGGACACCCGCGGCCTGGGCACACTGGCCGGCACGCTGCAGTTCCAGGACCTGGAGAAGCTGCCGCGCGTGTCGCACACGTTCCTGCTGCAGTGCGGGGCCGCCAATCCGCGCGGCGTGGTGACGTGGACGGGTGTCCGCTTCGCCGACTTCGCCGACACGCTGGGCCTGGTGCCGGGCGTGCACTACTGCCGCTTCGTGGCCTCCGACCGCGCGTACGTGGACGAGCCACTGAGCGTCGTCCGCCATCCGCAAGTGATGCTGGCGTGGCTCATGAACGACGAGCCGATTCCGCCGCGGCACGGCGCGCCGCTGCGGCTGGTCGTGCCGTTCCGGTACGGGCAGCGCAGCATCAAGGCGATCACTGAGATGGTCTTCGGCACGCCGGGTTTGCCGATGCCGCCCCTGCCGGGCTGATCGCGGGCGCCGTCCGCGACCGGCCGCCCCAGCCAGAGCCCCTGCGAGGGTCGGGCCATGGTCGGGGCGGCCCACCCGTAGACCCGCGCGATGTCCACGTTCGTCCGGACACCCTGTGACACCGGCGCCGTGCAAGGTAGGCCCTGCGCGCGGACGATCCCGTCCGGGCCCTGGACGCTCGCCGTCGCCATCCTCGGCTCGAGCATGGCGTTCGTGGACGGCACGGTGACGACCGTCGCGCTCCCGGCGATGGCCGACGAGTTGTCGGCCACCGCGGCCCAGTTGCAGTGGGTGGTGGAGGCGTACTCGCTGGTCCTGTCGTCGCTCGTGCTGGTCGGTGGCTCACTCGGCGATCAGATGGGACGGGCACGCACGTTCGCGGCCGGCGTCGCGATCGTCACCATGGCCTCGGCGGGCTGCGGCCTGGCGCCGACGATGGGCGTCCTGATCGGGCTGCGCGCGATCCAGGGCCTGGGCGCCGCCCTGCTGGTCCCGGGCAGCCTGGCGCTCATCAGCGACGCGTACGCCGAGGACGAGCGCGGCCGCGCGATCGGCACGTGGTCGGCCTTCAGCGGCATCGCGGCTGCCATCGGTCCGGTCGTCGGCGGCTGGTTCGTGGAGCACCAGTCGTGGCGCTGGGCCTTCTACATCAACGTCCCGGTGGGCGTGCTCGTGCTGTCGATGGTCGCCCGCCTGCCCCGGCCGGCGGGCCGGCGTCCGCTCGCCGTCGATTGGACGGGGGCCGCCCTCACCAGTCTGGGACTCGCGGCCATCGTGTACGCGCTGGTGGATGGGTCGGAGCGCGGCTGGACGCACGCGAGCACGTGGAGCCTGCTGGCGGCTGGAGTGCTCTGCCTGGCGCTGTTCGTCCGCGTCGAGCGGCGGGCCGCAGCGCCCATGCTGCCGCTCGAACTCTTCCGGTCGCCCACGTTCGCGGGCGCCAACCTCCTGACCTTCCTGCTCTATGCCGCGCTGGGCGGCGCGCTCTTCTTCCTGCCCCTGTACCTGATCCAGGTTCGCGGCTACGCCGCGACGGAAGCGGGCGCGGCGCTCCTGCCGTTCATCGCCCTCATGTTCGCGCTGTCGCGATGGATGGGCGGGCTGGTGGCGCGCACTGGCGCGAGGCTGCCGCTGACGGTCGGGCCCCTCATCGCGGCCGCGGGATTCGCCGCGCTCGCGGTGCCTGGGCTGAGCGGGTCGTACTGGACCGCGATCCTGCCGGGCGTCGCCGTGCTCGGTCTGGGCATGGCGGTGACGGTCGCGCCGCTCACGACCGCCGTGATGTCGTCGGTGCCTGAGGCGCGGTCGGGTGTGGCGGCCGGTGTGAACAACGCCGTGGCCAGAACCGCGGGCGCCCTCGCCATCGCGGCCTTCGGCGCCGTGGTGGGCGGGGTGTTCGGCCGTGAGCTACAGTCCCGAGTGGATGCCCGGCCGGTGCCCGCCGCGGCGCGTCAGGTGCTGCTGGACCAGACCACGAAGTGGGCGGCCGCCGAAGTGCCCGCCCTGGGGGACCCGGAGCTGGAAGCGGCGCTCAGGAGAGACGTAGATGAGGCGTTTTTGGCGGGCTACCGGACCGTGATGGGCCTTGCCGCCGTCCTCGCGCTTGCCAGCGCCGGCAGTGCAGCGGCGTTCGTCCGCCCGCCGCGGTCACCTGAGGCGTGAGCGGTGGCGCACAAGCGATGCCTGTCTAATGGCGCGCTCTCGCCCTACCGCGCAAAGGCGATGGCCAAGCTGCGAGCTGTCTCGTTAGTAGACCAACGTCTGTCTGGCGGTGCTACGTCTCGACGCTGCTCCAATGTCGCACCGTGCTCAAGCCGAACCGACTAAAATGGCCCAAGGCCGAGCGCTGCGGTGACTCTCGGGCTCGCGAGAATTCTGGCTGCATCAACGCGCACGCCCACATCCAGTCCAAATAGCCTGTTCTTCCACGGCACACGAAACCGGTAGCCGCCTTCTAGAGCCGGCAGCAAAAGCGCGTCGGCCAGCCCTCCCACCGGTGCCCTGTCATACCGCCAGTAGCGAACGTTCCTCGGATCGTCGGCCAGCTCTTGCGTAACGCGAATCTTGTCAACCCACTCGAGGCCGAGGGCTGCGTACCACGACGCCCATCGAGAAAGACTCGGCGTGTACGAGACGTCAATCGACACCGAAGTCGTCTCCAGTCGGCTGCTGTGGCCGACGGACATGCTTAGTCCGGCCCATCCGCCGACTCGCGGCACTTCTAGCCTCGGCCCACTGAGACGCGGTCCCCAAAACTCACCATTGACACGCGCCGCCACGCCAAGGTCTCTAATGA is from Vicinamibacterales bacterium and encodes:
- a CDS encoding PIN domain-containing protein — protein: MRLVDTSAWIELLRRPQRLTLDDLRGAGEIVTCLPVIQEVLQGIPDDRAFADIRESMLAWPRVDDPLGLDVIDRATQIYRQARRLGLTVRSSVDCLVAASALARDLTVVHCDRDYDAIARVTGLRHENLAPRIKRRR
- a CDS encoding type II toxin-antitoxin system VapB family antitoxin → MKRTNVVLDEQLLEDAVRVSGEKTYARTIERALTELVQRAKAQRIDRYAGSGVWQGDLAEMRRDQSPSVRETPGVYRPRKRRAAR
- a CDS encoding molybdopterin-dependent oxidoreductase, with protein sequence MAITRRDAIVLSGSTLAGLSLGSVRTAEAQAAQAPWPDSLVERPLRAGFPAALPLNPDGSAPEHAASEAGPITDPLMWRTPNRQAPEIEYDYRKLKVKVDTRGLGTLAGTLQFQDLEKLPRVSHTFLLQCGAANPRGVVTWTGVRFADFADTLGLVPGVHYCRFVASDRAYVDEPLSVVRHPQVMLAWLMNDEPIPPRHGAPLRLVVPFRYGQRSIKAITEMVFGTPGLPMPPLPG
- a CDS encoding MFS transporter; this encodes MSTFVRTPCDTGAVQGRPCARTIPSGPWTLAVAILGSSMAFVDGTVTTVALPAMADELSATAAQLQWVVEAYSLVLSSLVLVGGSLGDQMGRARTFAAGVAIVTMASAGCGLAPTMGVLIGLRAIQGLGAALLVPGSLALISDAYAEDERGRAIGTWSAFSGIAAAIGPVVGGWFVEHQSWRWAFYINVPVGVLVLSMVARLPRPAGRRPLAVDWTGAALTSLGLAAIVYALVDGSERGWTHASTWSLLAAGVLCLALFVRVERRAAAPMLPLELFRSPTFAGANLLTFLLYAALGGALFFLPLYLIQVRGYAATEAGAALLPFIALMFALSRWMGGLVARTGARLPLTVGPLIAAAGFAALAVPGLSGSYWTAILPGVAVLGLGMAVTVAPLTTAVMSSVPEARSGVAAGVNNAVARTAGALAIAAFGAVVGGVFGRELQSRVDARPVPAAARQVLLDQTTKWAAAEVPALGDPELEAALRRDVDEAFLAGYRTVMGLAAVLALASAGSAAAFVRPPRSPEA